The Pirellulales bacterium genome window below encodes:
- a CDS encoding BatA domain-containing protein, with amino-acid sequence MPSFLYPLPIALVAGLIVLPIAIHLINLMRHRKVQWAAMEFLLLSQKRNRTWVMLKQLLLLLLRIAAIVAVVLMVAQPIVQNKLAGLFGGSKLHHIVLLDDSFSMSDHWADTTAFDEAKKFVLRLGRQAAEQPARQEFTLLRFSQAAHPSRGTQTDLSGETVDTDQFPKKLDQTLQRLHVSQMAVGPAEALKAAAQNIGDGGESSYVVFLVSDFRTKDWLQAKELQKLLRKLNEAGARLQLINCVDEARPNLAITSLRPSRGIRAAGVPLEMEVTVHNYGATPATNVSVRLEEQGVQRPAIEIDKIDPGRNVTRQFEIRAQIAGQRRISAYLTADAVALDNVRHTVIEFPTGVPVLIIDGGLKSGTAAKDSDGLFLESALSPPGPVPTGLRPRVESPRFLDDHPLDEFQAIYLCNVDRLPLETIDKLKNYVETGGGVAFFLGDRSRADFMNQLYGDGNGLFPVPLEAPVPLLVDQSEKQPDLQITDHPIFRIFSGENNPFIKMVNIEKYFAVKKGWKPPEGSATSIIASVRNGSPLVVDKKLGDGRVLAFLTTAGPHWNNWGRDNPSYVVAMQELQSYLAAGKQNDPSRQVGVPLEIAVDTQKYQPQVEFLTPAEGTADRVVVKAETQGDGPAKAVLADTDTSGIYEVQLTANDNSQEVTEVAYNVDAAEGDLNVVSQEQLAAELSDVSYEFHRANDLYFDSKEMQGFNLSETILYVLIFLLVGEQLLAYSASYHPARWRGANG; translated from the coding sequence ATGCCGTCGTTTCTCTACCCACTGCCGATTGCTCTTGTAGCTGGTTTGATCGTATTGCCGATCGCCATTCACTTGATCAATTTAATGCGGCATCGCAAAGTGCAGTGGGCGGCAATGGAGTTTTTGTTGCTTAGCCAGAAGCGCAATCGCACGTGGGTGATGCTCAAGCAGTTGCTGTTGTTGCTGCTGCGAATTGCCGCAATTGTCGCAGTCGTGTTGATGGTTGCGCAGCCGATTGTGCAAAACAAATTGGCCGGATTGTTTGGTGGTAGCAAGTTACACCACATTGTGCTGTTGGATGATAGCTTTTCGATGTCGGACCACTGGGCCGATACCACGGCCTTTGACGAAGCAAAAAAATTCGTCCTGCGTTTGGGCAGACAAGCGGCCGAGCAGCCGGCCCGGCAGGAATTTACCTTGCTGCGATTTTCGCAGGCGGCGCATCCCTCGCGCGGTACCCAAACTGATTTGTCTGGCGAAACCGTCGATACCGATCAATTTCCCAAAAAGCTTGATCAAACTTTGCAACGATTGCATGTTTCTCAAATGGCGGTCGGACCAGCGGAAGCACTGAAGGCAGCCGCGCAAAATATTGGTGACGGCGGTGAATCCAGCTACGTGGTGTTTTTGGTTTCCGATTTTCGCACGAAAGATTGGCTCCAAGCCAAGGAACTGCAAAAATTGCTGCGCAAATTGAACGAAGCTGGGGCCCGGCTGCAACTTATCAACTGCGTGGATGAAGCGCGGCCAAACCTAGCAATTACCTCGCTACGTCCTAGCCGTGGCATACGCGCCGCTGGCGTGCCCTTAGAGATGGAAGTGACAGTTCACAATTACGGTGCCACGCCGGCTACCAATGTTTCGGTGCGACTAGAAGAGCAGGGGGTTCAGCGCCCAGCCATCGAGATCGACAAAATCGATCCGGGTCGCAACGTAACTCGGCAGTTCGAAATCCGGGCACAAATAGCCGGCCAGCGGCGTATTTCCGCTTATTTGACCGCCGATGCCGTAGCGCTGGATAACGTACGGCACACGGTTATCGAATTTCCCACCGGTGTGCCCGTGTTGATTATTGACGGCGGCTTAAAATCTGGAACGGCTGCTAAAGATTCCGACGGCTTGTTCCTGGAATCGGCATTGTCGCCGCCCGGACCGGTTCCCACCGGCTTGCGACCACGGGTCGAATCGCCGCGGTTTTTGGACGATCATCCGCTGGATGAATTTCAAGCCATTTACTTGTGTAATGTTGACCGCTTGCCCCTGGAAACCATCGACAAATTGAAAAACTATGTTGAAACCGGTGGCGGTGTGGCGTTTTTCCTTGGGGATCGATCGCGGGCTGATTTCATGAATCAGTTGTATGGCGACGGCAATGGTTTGTTTCCCGTGCCACTGGAAGCACCCGTTCCGCTTTTGGTGGACCAGAGCGAAAAACAGCCCGACTTGCAAATTACCGATCACCCGATTTTCCGGATCTTTTCGGGTGAGAATAATCCATTCATCAAAATGGTGAACATTGAAAAGTATTTCGCCGTAAAAAAGGGATGGAAACCGCCGGAAGGTTCGGCTACCAGCATTATTGCCAGCGTCCGCAACGGATCGCCGCTGGTGGTTGACAAAAAATTGGGAGACGGGCGCGTGCTGGCGTTTCTTACCACCGCCGGGCCACACTGGAACAATTGGGGACGCGATAATCCCAGTTACGTGGTGGCGATGCAGGAGTTGCAAAGTTATTTGGCCGCAGGCAAGCAAAACGATCCGTCGCGGCAGGTGGGTGTGCCGCTGGAAATTGCCGTCGATACGCAAAAGTATCAACCGCAGGTTGAGTTTTTAACCCCAGCCGAGGGAACGGCCGATCGAGTTGTTGTGAAAGCCGAAACGCAAGGCGATGGTCCAGCCAAGGCCGTGCTGGCCGATACCGACACCAGCGGTATTTACGAAGTCCAGCTCACCGCCAACGACAATTCTCAGGAAGTGACCGAAGTGGCATACAACGTGGATGCTGCTGAAGGCGATTTGAATGTGGTTAGCCAGGAGCAGTTAGCAGCAGAGCTTTCCGACGTGTCATATGAATTTCATCGCGCCAACGATTTGTATTTTGATTCCAAAGAAATGCAAGGTTTCAACCTCAGCGAAACCATCCTATATGTGTTGATCTTCCTCCTCGTGGGCGAGCAATTGTTGGCATATTCGGCAAGTTATCATCCGGCCCGGTGGCGAGGAGCGAACGGATGA